In one Bacillota bacterium LX-D genomic region, the following are encoded:
- a CDS encoding GNAT family N-acetyltransferase, producing MALEIHPVQRARDFNLFWQLEKNLYSPAERSKLPPLEITKKKLNPRFNQFLQHISWQCYLAFLNNKVIGRIIASHDHYLADQSIGFFGLWEVDNNFEAAQGLLKAAENWLQKQGKKQIVGPVTLSTADNLGLLVEGFEQQNPFFLSYNHPYYQDLLEKAGYRKLHDLYAYHWSSSQQISPRLHKISLRLQKSKQVIIRPIRFNKLREEAEKFLSIYNSAMVENWGYTPLTLGEVSHILHDFRKRFKPEFCLFAEVKEAPAGLCLAVPDQNNGTKRAVRLAILAVSPEFNHLGLSALLVTEMISYVKKKGFQQAELSFIQEGNQVVNKLIQEDVGSSIIKRYRLYTKELST from the coding sequence ATGGCATTAGAAATACACCCTGTTCAAAGGGCTCGGGATTTTAACCTATTTTGGCAGCTTGAAAAAAATCTGTATAGCCCAGCAGAACGGAGTAAATTACCGCCCCTGGAAATAACCAAAAAAAAATTAAACCCAAGGTTTAACCAATTTCTTCAACATATTTCTTGGCAGTGCTATTTAGCTTTCTTAAACAATAAAGTTATTGGCAGAATTATTGCCTCTCATGATCATTACCTGGCTGATCAAAGTATTGGCTTTTTTGGTCTATGGGAAGTAGATAATAATTTTGAAGCTGCCCAAGGGCTGCTGAAGGCTGCAGAAAACTGGCTCCAAAAGCAGGGTAAAAAGCAAATCGTTGGCCCTGTGACTTTGTCGACAGCTGACAATTTGGGACTTCTTGTAGAAGGCTTTGAACAACAAAATCCTTTTTTCCTTTCCTATAATCATCCTTACTATCAAGATCTTCTGGAAAAAGCAGGTTATCGTAAACTCCATGATCTCTATGCCTACCATTGGTCTAGCAGTCAGCAGATATCTCCCCGTCTACATAAAATTAGCTTGCGTCTCCAAAAATCTAAGCAAGTAATAATCCGTCCTATTCGTTTTAATAAACTACGTGAGGAAGCCGAAAAATTTTTAAGTATTTACAATTCAGCAATGGTGGAAAATTGGGGATATACCCCATTAACCTTAGGGGAAGTTAGCCATATCCTTCATGATTTTCGCAAGCGATTTAAACCTGAATTTTGTTTATTTGCAGAAGTTAAAGAAGCTCCAGCCGGGCTTTGTTTAGCTGTTCCTGATCAAAACAATGGAACTAAAAGAGCAGTTCGTTTGGCAATACTGGCAGTAAGCCCGGAATTTAACCATCTTGGGTTAAGTGCCTTGTTAGTAACTGAGATGATAAGTTATGTAAAGAAAAAAGGATTTCAACAAGCAGAATTATCCTTTATTCAAGAGGGTAATCAAGTGGTAAATAAACTTATTCAAGAAGATGTAGGAAGCTCCATAATTAAACGCTATCGGCTTTACACTAAGGAACTATCCACATAA
- a CDS encoding ferritin-like domain-containing protein, with protein sequence MAEYSRREWLEKIHDAVRDEAGDAAYYRQLSGMAPNYEARQMIRSMENDEMRHHRELKELYQSMKGKKSTYEQSKPVIHSYKDALETRFHAETNDFNKYKGYYLSADNKQMRDLFFDIMHDEAKHAMYLQYLMQKHCCMMMKEQMEEHMRMHEEEHNQNQNDQYDNDGNNNYNPHDQEEYWNNDDYNDPGCNLMSEADDYYEDYGVEDYIAGADDDTTAYDYKAQDYTVDDYYEVEDYMAEAATDNDVKEETSYYRPPSYKHKPKF encoded by the coding sequence ATGGCTGAATATTCTCGTAGAGAATGGCTGGAAAAAATCCATGATGCAGTTAGGGATGAAGCTGGGGACGCCGCTTATTATCGGCAACTCTCCGGTATGGCACCAAATTATGAAGCACGTCAAATGATCCGGAGTATGGAAAATGATGAAATGCGTCATCACCGGGAGTTAAAGGAACTATACCAATCAATGAAAGGTAAAAAAAGCACTTATGAACAGTCCAAGCCGGTAATTCATAGTTATAAGGACGCATTAGAAACTCGCTTCCATGCTGAAACCAATGATTTTAACAAATATAAGGGATACTATTTATCTGCGGATAACAAGCAAATGCGTGATCTGTTTTTTGATATTATGCATGACGAAGCAAAGCATGCTATGTACTTACAATATCTTATGCAGAAGCACTGCTGTATGATGATGAAGGAGCAAATGGAAGAGCATATGCGTATGCATGAGGAAGAACATAACCAAAATCAGAACGATCAATATGATAATGACGGCAATAATAATTACAATCCCCATGACCAGGAGGAGTATTGGAATAATGATGACTACAATGATCCTGGTTGCAACCTTATGTCTGAAGCAGATGACTATTATGAAGATTATGGGGTAGAAGATTATATAGCCGGGGCAGATGACGATACAACAGCTTACGATTACAAAGCCCAGGATTATACAGTAGATGATTATTATGAAGTTGAAGACTATATGGCGGAAGCTGCCACGGACAATGATGTTAAAGAAGAAACTAGTTACTATCGCCCCCCCTCATATAAACATAAACCAAAGTTTTAA
- a CDS encoding ferredoxin → MKVTVDQDLCIACGACIDIAPEIFEWNDDGLSHSIVNEVPEDKEEGAKESIEACPTEAIKEV, encoded by the coding sequence TTGAAGGTAACTGTAGACCAAGATTTATGTATTGCTTGTGGAGCTTGCATTGACATAGCTCCAGAAATTTTTGAGTGGAATGACGACGGTTTATCACATTCTATTGTTAATGAAGTTCCAGAAGATAAAGAAGAAGGCGCAAAAGAATCAATTGAAGCCTGCCCTACAGAAGCTATTAAAGAAGTGTAA